One stretch of Brevibacillus laterosporus DNA includes these proteins:
- a CDS encoding DUF2569 domain-containing protein — MSDDRGKENEKNTQGDENKRADANRTTVVPLDKEAVNEIAKLTLTGQQPIGGFLYFVGFSLILNFASSIFNFVALFNSLGEAWLILERSEIRYPTMVKGIISFELFYAILLIISVCLLLFLFFRKDKRFPSYMIGYMIITMLFSMLDMYLVDEYIGSFMLLDKSTPFAYIREVVISIFWVTYYVRSKRVKLTFVHDRPLFASKRYETPPYS, encoded by the coding sequence ATGTCTGATGATCGCGGGAAGGAAAATGAAAAGAACACTCAGGGGGATGAAAATAAAAGAGCAGATGCAAATCGAACAACTGTAGTCCCACTGGATAAAGAAGCAGTAAATGAAATAGCAAAACTTACTCTTACAGGACAGCAGCCTATTGGTGGATTTCTTTACTTTGTTGGTTTTTCGTTAATACTAAATTTTGCTAGTAGCATTTTCAATTTTGTAGCTCTCTTCAACTCACTAGGTGAGGCATGGTTGATTCTTGAAAGATCAGAAATAAGGTATCCAACGATGGTGAAGGGGATTATTTCCTTTGAATTGTTTTACGCCATTCTCTTAATTATATCTGTCTGTTTACTCTTATTTCTTTTTTTTCGCAAGGATAAACGTTTTCCAAGCTATATGATCGGCTACATGATCATTACAATGTTGTTCTCTATGTTAGATATGTACCTAGTGGACGAGTACATCGGTAGCTTTATGCTTTTGGATAAAAGTACACCTTTTGCTTATATTCGTGAAGTCGTAATTAGCATTTTCTGGGTAACCTATTACGTCCGTTCTAAGAGGGTTAAGCTAACATTTGTACATGATCGGCCGCTATTTGCTTCGAAGAGATATGAGACACCACCTTATTCGTAA
- a CDS encoding transcriptional regulator has translation MSILPSRFVQQEKLQGKNGTLTRPTLLAYPAEKENDLRLASFMDWVIEHYDH, from the coding sequence ATTTCGATCCTTCCCTCCCGCTTTGTCCAACAAGAAAAATTGCAAGGAAAAAATGGGACGTTAACTCGACCTACCCTGCTTGCCTATCCGGCAGAAAAGGAAAATGATCTCCGCCTTGCTTCCTTTATGGATTGGGTTATAGAACATTACGATCACTAG
- a CDS encoding RNA polymerase sigma factor produces MDDNAGARIEQWFLAYSNDIYRFLVYYTGRTDIDDLVQETFIRALKATQHTEIVNPKTWLFAIARSVAIDEKRKTKLINWLPDIFLQHLVSPDKTPEESLELSENKRLLYDIINQLKRSYRDVLILRGIKGLSSKETAEVLGWSEAKVNLTLHRAMKAVQKNRNVPVSEVINDAVTR; encoded by the coding sequence TTGGATGACAATGCTGGCGCACGTATCGAACAATGGTTTCTAGCATACAGCAATGATATTTATCGTTTTCTCGTCTATTATACGGGACGAACAGATATAGACGATCTTGTACAAGAGACCTTTATTCGTGCCCTAAAGGCTACCCAGCATACAGAGATTGTAAACCCAAAAACGTGGTTGTTTGCCATTGCTAGAAGTGTAGCCATTGATGAAAAGCGTAAAACAAAACTAATAAACTGGTTGCCAGATATATTCTTGCAGCATCTTGTTTCGCCCGATAAAACACCCGAAGAATCCTTAGAGTTAAGTGAGAATAAACGTTTGCTTTATGACATCATCAATCAGTTGAAACGATCTTATAGGGACGTGTTGATATTGCGCGGTATCAAGGGATTATCAAGTAAGGAGACAGCGGAGGTATTGGGATGGAGCGAAGCCAAAGTAAATCTCACTTTGCATAGGGCAATGAAAGCTGTTCAAAAAAATAGGAATGTTCCTGTTTCGGAGGTGATCAACGATGCCGTCACAAGATGA
- a CDS encoding MmcQ/YjbR family DNA-binding protein: protein MEKFTLEAYCLKHPGAVHDYKVEWEADRYQVGGKMFAMLGGDSNGKPILSLKCDPARAEQLRETYEGIIPGYYLNKSHWNSIYLDADIPTELWEKLITHSYELVFHKLPKKMQKELVK from the coding sequence ATGGAAAAATTCACACTGGAAGCCTATTGTCTGAAGCACCCGGGAGCGGTTCATGATTACAAAGTGGAATGGGAAGCAGATCGTTATCAGGTAGGAGGAAAAATGTTTGCAATGCTTGGTGGAGATTCTAACGGAAAACCTATCCTATCCTTAAAATGTGATCCAGCTCGAGCCGAACAGCTAAGAGAAACATATGAGGGGATTATTCCTGGCTACTATTTGAATAAAAGTCATTGGAATTCTATTTATTTAGATGCCGATATTCCTACTGAATTGTGGGAGAAGCTGATTACTCATTCTTATGAATTGGTTTTTCATAAGCTTCCTAAAAAAATGCAAAAGGAATTAGTAAAATAG
- a CDS encoding DUF2759 family protein, protein MQWVMDVTMFLITLFILAGVFRSFKARNKFATAFGLVSLAVFVYADFLILKFATVA, encoded by the coding sequence ATGCAATGGGTTATGGATGTTACCATGTTTCTGATAACTCTGTTTATTTTGGCTGGAGTTTTTCGTTCATTTAAGGCGAGAAACAAGTTTGCAACAGCGTTTGGTTTGGTTTCATTAGCAGTATTTGTATACGCTGATTTCCTTATTCTTAAATTTGCAACAGTCGCGTAA
- a CDS encoding glycosyltransferase family 2 protein, producing MRVSAIIPAFNEQHWIEGTVSTLRELTFIQELIVVDDGSTDQTAKIARPWVDQLIRMPENVGKGVALQAGWERASGDIVLFLDADLQGSAREVDKLLAPVARNECDMAIAILPKAPHKSGFGLVKRLADQGIVQITQQKLQAPLSGQRALRRDLFSCVRFVDCGFGIEVAMTIDILRAGYRIQEVPVEFTHRYTANNIQGFLHRGKEFWHVYRTLQRKRREEGNHE from the coding sequence ATGAGAGTCAGCGCGATTATTCCTGCCTTCAACGAGCAACATTGGATTGAGGGAACGGTTTCAACCTTGAGAGAATTAACCTTTATTCAAGAGCTCATTGTAGTCGATGACGGGAGCACTGATCAGACTGCCAAAATCGCAAGACCATGGGTTGATCAGCTCATTAGAATGCCTGAGAACGTTGGCAAAGGAGTTGCTTTACAAGCAGGCTGGGAGAGAGCTTCTGGTGATATTGTCTTATTTCTCGATGCTGATTTACAAGGGAGTGCACGTGAGGTGGACAAACTACTCGCACCTGTCGCTAGAAATGAATGTGATATGGCAATTGCTATTTTACCGAAAGCTCCCCATAAGTCCGGATTTGGTTTGGTTAAGAGGCTGGCTGACCAGGGAATTGTACAGATAACCCAGCAGAAGCTACAAGCTCCTTTATCTGGGCAAAGAGCATTAAGACGTGATTTGTTTTCCTGTGTTCGTTTTGTGGATTGTGGATTTGGGATTGAGGTAGCAATGACGATTGATATATTGCGAGCTGGATATCGAATCCAAGAAGTTCCGGTAGAATTTACACATCGTTATACAGCAAACAATATTCAGGGCTTTTTGCATAGGGGAAAAGAGTTCTGGCATGTGTACCGGACCCTTCAGCGCAAACGACGAGAGGAGGGGAATCATGAATAG
- a CDS encoding DUF2627 domain-containing protein, with protein sequence MRKYSNLYKKDVAWLLSQRIVALLIMVIPAVIAGWGFKMMRDTLYQYFNPDINQFLWGPFTLGALLFVVPVAFIGGFVLHHDRKRNRVQPRFMKRDPDEEDE encoded by the coding sequence ATGAGAAAGTATTCAAACCTTTACAAAAAGGATGTGGCTTGGTTGCTTAGTCAAAGAATCGTCGCATTGCTTATCATGGTCATTCCTGCCGTCATAGCGGGATGGGGCTTTAAAATGATGCGCGATACTCTATATCAATACTTTAATCCCGATATCAATCAATTTTTGTGGGGTCCATTTACTTTAGGGGCCTTGTTATTTGTAGTGCCCGTAGCGTTTATCGGGGGGTTTGTTTTACATCATGACCGTAAACGTAATCGCGTTCAACCCCGCTTTATGAAACGAGATCCTGACGAAGAGGATGAGTAG